In Bacteroidota bacterium, the sequence GGTACGTCACGCGGAATATGGCGTGACCGCTCTGCGGGCTCATTCGGTGGAAAAGTTGCGAAGCGCGAAAGCTGGTACCATTTCAATAAAAATACCAGACGTACCGTTAAAAGCGGTGGTTTCCTCAGACGCAAGCACGAGCGCGAAACTTCATCCTGGGGCGGCACCAAAAAGAAGGCTTTCGTAAAAATGCACGTTTATAAGAAGAAATCAAGGCGTGTTGCCAAGCACGATGGCTTCTTCTATGATTTTAAAAATATCTTTATCAAGAAAAAACGCCACAAAAAAGATATGGAACTCGAACTGTTCGACCCGAAAATGCGCCGCAAAGTAGATCGCTGATCAATAAATGCAATATTTTATTATTTCTACAACACTTTTCGACTTCAGGCTAATTGTGAAAAAAATTTAAGTTTGCTTGAAATGAGGATGTTTTGATTGTATATTTATACCGTATTTGTGTAATAAATATTAGTAAGTCAAAATCAATTTTCATGAGAACAATAGCAGTGCTTCTGATTTTTTACCTTTCTGCCGTTTTTTGCCTCGGTCAGTCGGTAGAACGGCAGGTTGTGGCTACAGGTGGCGGTTCTTATACCAATGGAACAACGCTGGCAATCGATTACACCATTGGTGAAATAGTAATTTCTACCATTAGCGGTTCCGGCAGTATCCTTACCCAGGGATTTCAGCAACCAATGCCGGGTTCCCTCGTATCTGTTCCTGAAAATACTGAGCCGGCGGAGGACGTTTTAGTGTTCCCAAATCCGGCAAACGAACAACTGCATATTTCTATTTCTAAGCCGGGGGCTCAACCCTATGAAATTGCGATGATGGATCAACTCGGGCGCTTGGTATATTACGAAAGGGGTTTCACCGCTGTGCTTGGCGGTTTAACTATTTCTTTGCCTGTAGCTCATCTTGCCACCGGAACCTATTTTATCCGCATTACTTCGGAAAACAGGATAGTAAAGACGGTAAAAATTCTAAAAATTAATCAGTAAACTTTAGTAACAGGAGAAAAATAGGCAGAAATATTTTTCTGCAGTTCTGACTATGATGCCTGTCCTGTTATTCTGCAGAAGCACCTGAAGTATTCAATTATCAGGCGGCTTTGCGCACCGGTAGCGGAACACTTTTGAAGAATCATCTCGGAAATATCTAAACACA encodes:
- a CDS encoding T9SS type A sorting domain-containing protein, coding for MRTIAVLLIFYLSAVFCLGQSVERQVVATGGGSYTNGTTLAIDYTIGEIVISTISGSGSILTQGFQQPMPGSLVSVPENTEPAEDVLVFPNPANEQLHISISKPGAQPYEIAMMDQLGRLVYYERGFTAVLGGLTISLPVAHLATGTYFIRITSENRIVKTVKILKINQ